The following are encoded together in the Cicer arietinum cultivar CDC Frontier isolate Library 1 chromosome 2, Cicar.CDCFrontier_v2.0, whole genome shotgun sequence genome:
- the LOC101507971 gene encoding uncharacterized protein: MSTNTKHSYKLSVKKATRRTRRRRSFKNTTLVQMEGKCKSNKLSQKLKALKNLIPSQNEDEVKPDQLFKETADYIVFLRTRVLILQKLVEFYGNNNNENENVVLL; this comes from the coding sequence ATGAGCACAAACACAAAACATAGTTACAAACTCTCTGTCAAAAAAGCCACAAgaagaacaagaagaagaagaagcttcAAAAATACCACTTTGGTTCAAATGGAAGGAAAATGCAAGTCAAATAAGCTGTCACAAAAGCTGAAAGCACTTAAGAATTTAATCCCTTCTCAAAATGAAGATGAAGTGAAGCCTGATCAGTTGTTTAAGGAAACTGCTGATTACATAGTTTTTTTAAGGACAAGGGTTTTGATTCTTCAGAAGTTGGTTGAGTTTTATGGAAACAATAACAATGAGAATGAAAATGTTGTATTGTTATAG
- the LOC101508283 gene encoding ribosome biogenesis protein WDR12 homolog: MNTLVGEENADGEASTRRIQVRFITKLSEPFKVPSSAIAIPADLTRFGLSSLVNALLQSKYDDYEPEPFDFLIDGEFVRMSLEEFLLAKGISAERILEIEYTRVVAPRKEEDPSLHDDWVSAVDGSSSRFIFTGCYDGFGRVWKGAGLCTHILEGHSDGITSVSVLNPEGVETVTLATASKDRTLRLWKINTEEAINDPVRVRAYKILRGHKSSVQSVAAQNNGEMVCSGSWDCTINLWRINDFNAENDLVTKKRKVEGQVEDSQLEGEAFTTLVGHTQCVSSVVWPQRESIYSASWDHSIRKWDVETGKNLSDIFCGKALNCLDIGGEGSALIAAGGSDPVVRIWDPRKPGTSAPVLQFASHTSWITTCKWHDNSTFHLLSASYDGKVMLWDLRTAWPLSVIESHSDKVLSADWWKGDSVISGGADSKLCISSEIPVQ; this comes from the exons ATGAATACACTTGTCGGAGAAGAAAACGCCGACGGCGAAGCCAGCACAAGAAGAATCCAAGTCCGTTTCATTACTAAGTTATCCGAACCTTTCAAAGTTCCATCCTCAGCCATCGCCATCCCCGCTGATCTCACCAGATTCGGCCTCTCATCTCTCGTTAACGCCCTTCTCCAATCCAAAT aTGATGATTATGAACCTGAACCGTTTGATTTTTTGATCGATGGCGAGTTTGTTCGTATGTCACTTGAGGAGTTTCTTCTTGCCAAGGGAATCTCTGCG GAAAGGATATTGGAAATTGAGTACACAAGGGTTGTTGCCCCACGGAAGGAAGAAGATCCTTCTTTACACGATGATTGGGTCAGTGCTGTTGATGGTTCTTCTTCTCG GTTTATTTTCACAGGATGCTATGATGGTTTTGGAAG ggtATGGAAAGGTGCTGGGTTATGTACACATATACTGGAGGGACATAGTGATGGAATCACTTCTGTTAGTGTCTTGAACCCAGAAG GTGTGGAAACTGTAACTTTAGCTACTGCTTCAAAAGACCGTACACTAAGGCTATGGAAG atcAATACTGAAGAGGCTATCAACGATCCTGTGAGGGTTAGAGCTTACAAAATCTTGCGTGGTCACAAGTCTTCTGTACAGAGCGTTGCAGCCCAGAATAATGGAGAAATG GTTTGTTCTGGTTCTTGGGATTGCACCATCAATTTATGGCGAATCAATGACTTTAATGCAGAAAATGATCTAGTGACAAAGAAGAGAAAAGTTGAAGGTCAAGTTGAGGACTCTCAATTAGAG GGAGAAGCTTTTACAACACTTGTGGGCCATACACAGTGTGTGTCTTCTGTGGTTTGGCCACAACGAGAATCAATCTATTCTGCATCTTGGGATCATTCTATTAGGAAATGGGATGTGGAGACCGGCAAAAACTTGTCAGATATA TTTTGTGGGAAGGCTCTTAACTGCCTTGACATTGGAGGGGAAGGTTCTGCTCTGATAGCTGCCGGTGGTTCTGACCCGGTCGTTAGGATTTGGGATCCTCGTAAACCAG GCACTTCTGCTCCTGTTCTTCAGTTTGCTTCTCATACTTCTTGGATAACAACTTGCAAATGGCATGATAATTCTACGTTTCATTTACTTTCTGCATCTTATGATGGGAAAGTCATGTTATGGGATCTTAGAACTGCG TGGCCTCTTTCAGTCATTGAATCACACAGCGACAAG GTACTGTCTGCTGACTGGTGGAAAGGTGACAGTGTGATCAGTGGTGGAGCAGATTCAAAACTTTGCATTTCTTCAGAAATTCCTGtacaatga